A region of Streptomyces sp. NBC_01788 DNA encodes the following proteins:
- a CDS encoding acyl-CoA dehydrogenase family protein — MSVTTLASEVVSLPSATGTEPDTEIVERANALRALIREHAEQGNREGRVVPAVIDALAGQGLLSLTVPRRYGGAETNSRTTVDVLAALAQADGSTGWSAMLLNIGNWFATTWPVRAQDEIWGEDPASRCCVVLAPSAKGRRVEGGWVVSGRWPYASGSYAASHAIMGFLAPEEDGGAGHALAVLHPGEWTIERSWFPIGMRATGSDTVVAEDVFVPDHRVQYFDDLVKGDYATELRDREPRANAAFLPTGTVIFGGIQIGLGRAALEHSLERMKAKGVVGTAYTQTRNSPVHQVAVAQAMSKVDAAELLAHRACRDIDVAALRGEYPAELARARVRHDVGHIVTLVQEAVDALLKAAGSSSFMETSTLARLFQDVGMAGSHVHATPGIAADVYGKLLLGADGPLPLHV; from the coding sequence ATGAGTGTGACCACCCTGGCGAGCGAGGTCGTGTCGCTCCCTTCGGCAACCGGTACCGAGCCGGACACGGAGATCGTCGAGCGTGCCAACGCCCTGCGTGCGCTCATCCGGGAACACGCGGAGCAGGGCAACCGTGAGGGCCGCGTCGTACCGGCCGTGATCGACGCGCTGGCCGGACAGGGCCTGCTGAGCCTCACCGTCCCCCGGCGGTACGGCGGCGCGGAGACGAACTCGCGGACCACCGTCGACGTGCTGGCCGCGCTGGCGCAGGCGGACGGATCCACCGGCTGGTCGGCGATGCTGCTGAACATCGGCAACTGGTTCGCGACCACCTGGCCGGTCAGGGCCCAGGACGAGATCTGGGGCGAGGACCCCGCGAGCCGCTGCTGCGTGGTACTGGCGCCGTCGGCCAAGGGCCGTCGTGTGGAGGGGGGTTGGGTGGTCTCCGGCCGCTGGCCGTACGCCTCCGGGTCGTACGCCGCCAGCCACGCGATCATGGGATTCCTCGCCCCGGAGGAGGACGGCGGCGCCGGCCACGCCCTGGCCGTCCTGCACCCGGGCGAGTGGACGATCGAGCGCTCCTGGTTCCCGATCGGCATGCGGGCGACGGGCAGCGACACCGTGGTCGCCGAGGACGTCTTCGTCCCCGACCACCGCGTCCAGTACTTCGACGACCTGGTCAAGGGCGACTACGCGACCGAGCTCCGCGACCGCGAACCCCGGGCGAACGCCGCGTTCCTGCCGACCGGCACCGTCATCTTCGGCGGCATCCAGATCGGGCTCGGGCGGGCGGCTCTCGAGCACTCCCTGGAGCGGATGAAGGCCAAGGGCGTCGTGGGCACCGCCTACACGCAGACCCGCAACTCCCCCGTGCACCAAGTGGCCGTCGCCCAGGCGATGTCGAAGGTCGACGCGGCCGAACTGCTCGCCCACCGCGCCTGCCGGGACATCGACGTGGCCGCCCTGCGGGGGGAGTACCCCGCGGAACTCGCCCGCGCCCGCGTCCGTCACGACGTCGGCCACATCGTCACGCTCGTCCAGGAGGCCGTGGACGCGCTGCTCAAGGCGGCGGGGTCCAGCAGCTTCATGGAGACCAGCACGCTGGCCCGGCTCTTCCAGGACGTCGGCATGGCCGGCAGCCATGTGCACGCCACCCCCGGCATCGCGGCCGACGTCTACGGCAAGTTGCTGCTCGGCGCCGACGGCCCGCTGCCCCTCCATGTGTGA
- a CDS encoding PucR family transcriptional regulator yields MATVPASTEESTMEHDWIRRLSPGTATEPVTSLATRRRAARAIGDRATAWGVDAGRRMAAYILETLTDWPGDRSDEEREALRRATEASTLDTLTALVTQDVTLLGKSSEPAQNIAFYVAEGIPLEEVVRNVHTGQEFLIQELIGRIGQLVPAERRLETVQAATRAVIQSWSAFISEITRAYAAEARRWQESTEGARMQTVRRILGGTRRPAEDADQDLGHRLEQTHVGLILWLEGLDIETARLFDFDGVAGSLASLTLSESGPLVIRRGATRVDVWLGSPQGDVPAVLDTKATLPPPLRVAVGRPAVGVDGFRTTHEQAVAARRVARLGAAGSQVVDYPDVELVSLLAADPHRARAFAHSVLGPLHRTDARMDELRRTLAVHIDSDRSIAQTAQSLHAHRNTISYRLNRAAELLPEGHTTTELRCALLLAELFPGAS; encoded by the coding sequence GTGGCCACAGTGCCCGCCAGCACCGAGGAGAGCACCATGGAGCACGACTGGATCCGCCGCCTCTCGCCGGGCACGGCGACAGAGCCGGTCACGTCACTGGCCACACGGCGCCGAGCCGCCAGGGCGATCGGCGACCGGGCGACCGCCTGGGGCGTGGACGCGGGCAGGAGGATGGCGGCCTACATCCTGGAGACGCTCACGGACTGGCCCGGGGATCGCTCGGACGAGGAGCGGGAGGCACTGCGACGGGCCACCGAGGCCAGCACGCTGGACACGCTCACCGCGCTGGTGACACAGGACGTCACCCTGCTGGGGAAGTCGAGCGAGCCGGCGCAGAACATCGCGTTCTACGTCGCCGAGGGCATCCCGCTCGAAGAGGTCGTGCGCAACGTGCACACCGGGCAGGAGTTCCTCATCCAGGAACTGATCGGCCGCATCGGGCAGTTGGTCCCGGCCGAGCGGCGCCTGGAGACGGTCCAGGCGGCCACGCGCGCGGTCATCCAGAGCTGGTCCGCGTTCATCAGCGAGATCACGCGCGCCTACGCCGCGGAGGCGCGCCGGTGGCAGGAGAGCACCGAGGGCGCCCGGATGCAGACGGTGCGCCGGATCCTCGGCGGAACACGCCGGCCGGCCGAGGACGCCGACCAGGATCTCGGCCACCGGCTGGAGCAGACCCATGTGGGCCTGATCCTTTGGCTCGAGGGGCTCGACATCGAGACGGCGCGGCTGTTCGACTTCGATGGCGTCGCCGGGTCCCTGGCGAGTCTCACGCTCAGCGAGTCCGGGCCCCTCGTGATCCGGCGCGGTGCCACCCGGGTGGACGTCTGGCTCGGCAGCCCCCAGGGCGACGTGCCGGCGGTCCTCGACACGAAGGCCACGCTGCCGCCGCCGCTGCGCGTCGCGGTGGGCCGGCCCGCGGTCGGCGTGGACGGCTTCCGCACCACGCACGAGCAGGCGGTCGCCGCCCGGCGGGTGGCCCGGCTCGGCGCGGCCGGCAGCCAGGTCGTGGACTACCCGGACGTCGAGCTGGTCTCGCTGCTCGCCGCCGATCCGCACCGGGCACGGGCGTTCGCGCACTCGGTGCTGGGACCGCTGCACCGAACCGACGCGCGGATGGACGAGTTGCGGCGGACGCTGGCGGTGCACATCGACAGCGACCGCAGCATCGCGCAGACCGCCCAGTCACTGCACGCGCACCGCAACACGATCTCCTACCGCCTGAACCGGGCGGCGGAGTTGCTCCCCGAGGGGCACACCACGACCGAACTGCGATGCGCGCTGCTGCTCGCCGAGCTGTTCCCCGGCGCGAGTTGA
- a CDS encoding excinuclease ABC subunit UvrA, with translation MSNATDTPSPAAHAADSHDMIRVLGARENNLKDVSIEIPKRRLTVFTGVSGSGKSSLVFDTVAAESQRLINETYSAFVQGFMPTLARPEVDVLDGLTTAIIVDQQRMGGDPRSTVGTATDANAMLRILFSRLGQPHIGSPKAFSFNVPSISGAGAVTVERAGKTVKERRSFSITGGMCPRCEGRGTVSDVDLTQLYEDSKSLTEGALTIPGYKPGGWNYRLYSESGFFDADKPIRKYTEQELHDFLHREPTRMKIAGINMTYEGLIPRIQKSMLSKDREAMQPHIREFVDRAITFTDCPECGGTRLSEAARSSRIGGTSIADACAMQISDLAAWVRGLDEPSMAPLLATLQQTLDSFVEIGLGYLSLDRPSGTLSGGEAQRVKMIRHLGSSLTDVTYVFDEPTTGLHPHDIQRMNDLLLRLRDKGNTVLVVEHKPETIAIADHVVDLGPGAGTAGGAVCFEGTVEGLRASGTLTGRHLDDRASVKKTVRKPTGTLEIRGADAHNLRGVDVDIPLGTLVVVTGVAGSGKSSLVHGSIPAGAGVVSVDQGAIRGSRRSNPATYTGLLEPIRKAFAKANGVKPALFSANSEGACPTCNGAGVIYTDLAMMAGVATTCEECEGKRFDASVLEYHLGGRDISEVLAMPVAEAEEFFGAGEARTPAAHRVLGRLADVGLGYLTLGQPLTTLSGGERQRLKLATHMAEKGGVYVLDEPTAGLHLADVEHLLGLLDRLVDSGKSVIVVEHHQAVMAHADWIIDLGPGAGHDGGRVVFEGTPADLVAARSTLTGQHLAAYVGA, from the coding sequence ATGAGCAACGCCACGGACACGCCGTCGCCCGCGGCACACGCTGCCGACAGCCACGACATGATCCGCGTGCTCGGCGCACGCGAGAACAACCTCAAGGACGTCAGCATCGAGATCCCGAAGCGGCGTCTGACGGTGTTCACCGGTGTCTCCGGCTCGGGCAAGAGCTCACTCGTCTTCGACACGGTCGCCGCCGAGTCGCAGCGGCTGATCAACGAAACCTACAGCGCGTTCGTGCAGGGCTTCATGCCGACCCTGGCCCGCCCCGAGGTAGACGTCCTCGACGGGCTGACCACCGCGATCATCGTCGACCAGCAGCGGATGGGAGGCGACCCGCGTTCCACGGTGGGCACCGCCACCGACGCCAACGCGATGCTGCGCATCCTCTTCAGCCGGCTCGGACAGCCGCACATCGGCTCCCCCAAGGCGTTCTCCTTCAACGTGCCCTCGATCAGCGGAGCGGGCGCGGTCACCGTGGAACGCGCCGGAAAGACCGTGAAGGAGCGGCGCAGTTTCAGCATCACCGGCGGCATGTGCCCGCGCTGCGAGGGCCGTGGCACGGTCTCCGACGTCGACCTCACCCAGCTCTACGAGGACTCCAAGTCGCTCACCGAGGGCGCGCTGACCATCCCCGGCTACAAGCCGGGCGGCTGGAACTACCGGCTCTACAGCGAGTCCGGCTTCTTCGACGCGGACAAGCCGATCCGGAAGTACACCGAGCAGGAGCTGCACGACTTCCTGCACCGCGAGCCGACCCGGATGAAGATCGCGGGCATCAACATGACCTACGAGGGTCTGATCCCGAGGATCCAGAAGTCGATGCTCTCCAAGGACCGGGAGGCGATGCAGCCGCACATCAGGGAGTTCGTGGACCGGGCGATCACCTTCACCGACTGCCCCGAGTGCGGGGGCACCCGGCTCAGCGAGGCGGCCCGGTCGTCGCGGATCGGCGGGACCAGCATCGCCGACGCCTGCGCGATGCAGATCAGCGATCTGGCCGCATGGGTCCGCGGCCTGGACGAGCCGTCGATGGCACCGCTGCTTGCCACGCTGCAGCAGACCCTCGACTCGTTCGTGGAGATCGGCCTCGGCTACCTCTCGCTCGACCGCCCGTCGGGCACGCTGTCGGGCGGCGAGGCACAGCGCGTGAAGATGATCCGCCACCTCGGCTCCTCACTGACCGACGTCACCTACGTCTTCGACGAGCCCACCACCGGACTGCACCCGCACGACATCCAGCGGATGAACGACCTGCTGCTGCGGCTGCGTGACAAGGGCAACACCGTGCTCGTCGTGGAGCACAAGCCGGAGACCATCGCGATCGCCGACCACGTCGTCGACCTCGGTCCCGGAGCCGGTACGGCGGGCGGCGCCGTCTGCTTCGAGGGCACCGTCGAGGGGCTGCGGGCCAGCGGCACCCTCACCGGCCGCCACCTCGACGACCGGGCGTCCGTGAAGAAGACGGTGCGCAAGCCGACCGGCACGCTGGAGATCCGTGGCGCCGACGCGCACAATCTGCGGGGCGTCGACGTCGACATCCCGCTCGGCACACTCGTCGTCGTCACCGGCGTGGCCGGTTCCGGCAAGAGCTCGCTGGTGCACGGATCGATCCCGGCCGGCGCGGGCGTGGTGTCGGTCGACCAGGGCGCGATCCGCGGCTCGCGGCGCAGCAACCCGGCGACGTACACCGGACTGCTCGAACCGATCCGCAAGGCGTTCGCCAAGGCCAACGGGGTGAAGCCCGCGCTGTTCAGCGCCAACTCCGAGGGCGCCTGCCCCACGTGCAACGGCGCCGGTGTCATCTACACCGACCTGGCGATGATGGCCGGTGTCGCCACCACCTGCGAGGAGTGCGAGGGCAAGCGGTTCGACGCGTCGGTGCTGGAGTACCACCTCGGCGGCCGCGACATCAGCGAGGTGCTGGCAATGCCGGTGGCCGAGGCCGAGGAGTTCTTCGGCGCCGGGGAGGCCCGCACACCGGCCGCGCACCGCGTCCTGGGCCGGCTCGCCGACGTCGGGCTCGGCTACCTCACCCTGGGACAGCCGCTGACCACGCTGTCCGGCGGCGAGCGGCAGCGGCTCAAGCTGGCGACCCACATGGCCGAGAAGGGCGGCGTCTACGTCCTCGACGAGCCCACCGCGGGTCTGCACCTCGCCGATGTCGAGCACCTGCTGGGCCTGCTCGACCGGCTCGTCGACTCGGGCAAGTCGGTGATCGTCGTCGAGCACCACCAGGCGGTCATGGCGCACGCCGACTGGATCATCGACCTCGGCCCGGGGGCCGGCCACGACGGCGGCCGGGTCGTCTTCGAGGGCACCCCCGCCGATCTGGTCGCCGCGCGTTCCACCCTCACCGGTCAGCACCTCGCGGCGTACGTCGGCGCCTGA
- a CDS encoding flavin reductase family protein: MTATLSHRETTAVTPERFRHVLGHYPTGVTVVTARTPQGDPVGMTIGSFTSISLDPALVGFFPARTSGTFPAIRDFGSFCVNVVAEQHHELCARFAGPAGRRFQSLAWREAPSGAPVLDDALAWIDCDIEQITDTGDHHLVVGRVRALSVEPVRRPLLFFQGGLGSFRPLTTDVRSEER; this comes from the coding sequence ATGACCGCGACCCTTTCCCACCGCGAGACCACCGCCGTGACGCCCGAGCGGTTCCGCCACGTCCTCGGCCACTACCCCACGGGCGTCACCGTGGTGACGGCCCGTACCCCGCAGGGCGACCCGGTCGGCATGACGATCGGCAGCTTCACCTCCATCTCACTCGACCCGGCGCTCGTGGGCTTCTTCCCGGCCAGGACCTCCGGCACCTTCCCGGCGATCCGCGACTTCGGCAGCTTCTGCGTGAACGTCGTCGCGGAACAGCACCACGAGCTCTGCGCACGCTTCGCCGGACCCGCCGGCCGGCGCTTCCAGTCCCTCGCCTGGCGGGAGGCCCCCTCGGGCGCCCCGGTCCTCGACGACGCCCTCGCCTGGATCGACTGCGACATCGAGCAGATCACCGACACCGGCGACCACCACCTCGTGGTGGGCCGGGTGCGGGCGCTGAGCGTCGAGCCGGTGCGGCGGCCGCTGCTGTTCTTCCAGGGCGGACTCGGCTCGTTCCGCCCGCTGACGACCGACGTGAGGAGTGAGGAACGATGA